In the genome of Paenibacillus pabuli, one region contains:
- the nagZ gene encoding beta-N-acetylhexosaminidase, whose product MYSIDQLSLEQRVGQMFMCGFHGQHADKQIHQLIRDYHVGGVIYFRRNVESVDQLNRLSADLQAIAVEAGELPLMISVDQEGGMVARIDKEGVTQVPGNMALGATGNPAYTLECAQILGHELKSIGIDMNLAPVLDVNNNFLNPVIGVRSYGENAESVAAHGSAAIKGYQSRGVTATAKHFPGHGDTAVDSHLGMVTVPHERSRLEKVELLPFRRAVEAGVDAIMTAHVIFPAIEPEPIPATLSRKVLTGLLREEMGFDGIIITDCLEMHAISKPYGVAEAAVRAVEAGADLILVSHTLQDQVSAVEAVVEAVRTGRIEAATINKALERIISWKTARCGQWQKTFVPMREDHVLPDGLDENGSAISTKENQELARSLDSIESTLDEIASNSITVVKNDSLLPLNPEKDVYVIWPEVIQRTEVDEPWSHTDSLGMALSQLRGGVREQKITTQPTYDETDRILKDVSEADQIIVCTYTSAGHLPKGQQHLVQKLSEKYSLIVVALRNPYDLLEIPEPGSYVCTYENTPAVVRALSLVLTGELQPKGRLPVRLR is encoded by the coding sequence ATGTATTCAATCGATCAGCTTTCGTTGGAACAGCGGGTAGGACAGATGTTTATGTGTGGATTCCATGGACAGCATGCAGATAAACAGATCCATCAACTGATCCGTGATTATCATGTTGGAGGCGTTATTTATTTCAGGCGAAATGTGGAAAGTGTAGACCAGTTAAATCGATTGTCTGCTGACTTGCAAGCGATTGCGGTTGAAGCCGGGGAATTACCTTTGATGATTTCCGTGGATCAGGAGGGCGGCATGGTGGCCCGGATTGATAAAGAGGGAGTAACCCAGGTGCCGGGGAACATGGCGTTAGGAGCAACGGGTAATCCGGCGTACACCCTCGAATGTGCCCAAATTCTAGGACATGAGTTAAAAAGCATCGGTATTGATATGAACCTTGCTCCAGTGCTGGATGTGAACAACAACTTCCTTAACCCAGTCATCGGCGTGCGTTCTTATGGTGAGAATGCGGAGAGTGTAGCTGCACATGGTTCAGCGGCCATCAAAGGATATCAGTCCAGAGGTGTTACTGCGACAGCCAAACATTTTCCAGGACATGGAGATACGGCGGTTGATTCTCATCTTGGCATGGTCACTGTACCTCATGAACGTAGCAGGCTGGAGAAGGTGGAGCTTCTGCCGTTCAGACGGGCTGTTGAGGCCGGAGTGGATGCCATTATGACTGCTCACGTCATCTTCCCGGCGATTGAACCTGAGCCGATTCCAGCTACATTGTCACGTAAAGTATTGACGGGACTATTACGTGAAGAAATGGGCTTTGACGGCATTATTATTACTGATTGTCTGGAAATGCATGCGATATCCAAGCCCTATGGTGTAGCCGAAGCAGCCGTACGTGCCGTGGAGGCAGGAGCTGATCTAATTCTGGTCAGTCACACTCTGCAAGATCAAGTCTCTGCTGTTGAAGCCGTTGTTGAAGCCGTTCGTACTGGGCGAATTGAGGCAGCAACCATTAACAAGGCATTGGAACGTATTATTTCATGGAAAACAGCACGTTGTGGTCAGTGGCAGAAGACGTTTGTTCCCATGAGGGAGGATCATGTTCTACCGGATGGACTTGATGAAAATGGTTCCGCTATCTCAACAAAAGAGAACCAGGAACTAGCACGGTCACTTGACTCCATTGAGTCCACGTTGGACGAAATTGCTTCCAATAGCATTACGGTGGTCAAGAATGATAGCTTGCTTCCCTTAAACCCTGAAAAGGATGTGTACGTCATCTGGCCCGAAGTTATACAGCGGACAGAAGTGGATGAACCATGGTCCCACACGGATTCACTTGGAATGGCGTTATCGCAGCTGAGAGGCGGAGTTCGGGAGCAAAAAATAACGACACAGCCGACTTATGATGAAACGGACCGGATTCTGAAGGATGTGTCAGAGGCAGATCAAATTATCGTATGTACTTACACTTCAGCTGGACATCTTCCAAAAGGGCAGCAGCATTTGGTTCAAAAACTTAGTGAAAAGTATTCCCTGATTGTAGTCGCTCTGCGTAATCCATATGATCTATTGGAGATTCCTGAGCCAGGAAGTTATGTATGTACGTACGAGAACACTCCTGCTGTGGTTCGCGCATTATCCCTCGTGTTAACAGGTGAATTGCAGCCAAAAGGAAGATTGCCCGTCCGTTTGCGTTAG
- a CDS encoding carbohydrate ABC transporter permease: MAKSIKGSIPHVLLMLYLLAILFPFLFVIFSSFKQDNNEIALNPFGLPSTWVFNNYVEAWVNAKIGTYFWNSMYISVLSSVGTIVLGAMFAFAITRMRHRKWSMFLYSLILAGMLIPNNALMLPIYLLVRKLGILDTHLALIIPYVANAIPFTIIILAAFMRSLPGEIEEAAVMDGLRAPGIFARIVIPLTVPAIVTVFIVNFLGNWNEFLLANYFLSTDKLRTLPVGMVQFRDQYQMNYAQMSAGIVYSVVPVVVIYAILQEKIIEGVTAGSVKG, translated from the coding sequence ATGGCAAAGAGCATAAAAGGCAGTATACCTCATGTGTTGTTGATGTTGTATCTACTTGCAATTCTGTTTCCCTTTTTGTTTGTAATCTTTTCTTCATTTAAGCAGGATAACAACGAGATTGCCCTGAATCCATTCGGTCTGCCATCCACATGGGTGTTTAATAACTACGTTGAGGCCTGGGTTAATGCCAAGATTGGAACGTATTTCTGGAACAGTATGTACATTTCGGTCTTGTCCTCAGTTGGAACCATTGTGCTAGGTGCCATGTTTGCTTTTGCAATAACCCGGATGAGACACCGCAAATGGAGCATGTTTCTGTACAGTCTCATTCTGGCGGGTATGCTGATTCCAAACAATGCGCTCATGCTGCCGATATATTTGCTTGTACGCAAGCTTGGCATTTTGGATACTCATTTGGCGCTCATCATTCCATACGTTGCAAATGCAATACCGTTTACGATTATTATTTTGGCTGCCTTTATGAGATCGCTCCCGGGAGAAATTGAGGAAGCGGCGGTTATGGATGGGTTGAGGGCTCCGGGTATCTTTGCTAGAATAGTGATACCTCTTACCGTTCCAGCCATTGTTACGGTGTTTATCGTGAATTTCCTCGGCAACTGGAACGAATTTTTACTCGCTAACTATTTCTTATCCACCGATAAACTGCGAACATTGCCTGTCGGCATGGTCCAGTTTCGTGATCAGTATCAGATGAATTATGCCCAGATGTCAGCAGGCATTGTATACAGTGTTGTACCGGTTGTTGTGATCTACGCTATATTGCAGGAGAAAATCATTGAAGGTGTAACAGCAGGTAGTGTTAAAGGTTAA
- a CDS encoding stalk domain-containing protein, whose product MNLKKKLSILTALAVFQAFAAIPANALAADQSDTTTVNTAKVKSVEVVKKEQTIAESEVKSGSDTTPNDNEAAEGTNPVTTEPTSTDVTPVDPVTDPADEEDAGEETAVPTAPVEVEQPSTSGQSVAGSKGGDLTLYMNSNKMVQDGKTYLAGQPMAVKNGVSYVAIRALVDRVGYEVKYDNTTKETIIISGEDELRFKTNSSVYTVNGESRTMKGPAYQQKNTFMVPLTSITQALNITYKVNQSAKTVVLNLNTKPVASFTVQKEIFAGDTVTYNTKSSSPKGLDIVDERWTGRQDSFDQPGTYTVTYAVQDSSGQWSDPYSVTIQVQKPNLPPVAMFTTDKEEYKMGEKITYIDQSTDDENAIVKTEWENNALAFFVPGPKTVTITVTDKHGASNSYTKNVNITNETLYTISDFNQLFTPVGDKFSFNGSEVPAMEKVPFTYYDEQSVLIRSNSPETVNSEGIVYKETSIGQTRFMIHHVNNTGKNVKMYVVATNNNMYPATLEQQNMGFAGPSPFATVAGRLSIERWFQSMQDGTGKLNVVLQPGESKLILTELNALPMKQGQVISLYSDVFSDYRLDYNIIMIEENKDPMAVWSTLPVLDRDGVHNRGTYPNATRVITYDQEVGSKPARLPLGDNASDPNLVGTDPMAYTDASNAGNFGVLYKITLNNVAPRTLISFNPRGGRYSGVALVNGQVVQISNTSKSLSAPNEQSVLYRTGSYGEAVTIVFSAAPGSNLPVNLLFTPLPAEK is encoded by the coding sequence ATGAATTTGAAGAAGAAATTGTCCATACTTACCGCTTTAGCTGTATTTCAAGCGTTTGCAGCAATTCCGGCGAATGCCCTGGCAGCCGATCAAAGCGATACAACAACAGTGAATACAGCCAAAGTTAAATCCGTGGAGGTTGTGAAGAAAGAACAAACCATCGCGGAATCGGAAGTAAAGTCCGGATCGGATACAACACCAAATGATAATGAAGCCGCCGAGGGTACAAATCCGGTGACAACGGAACCAACATCTACAGATGTTACTCCGGTTGACCCCGTTACAGACCCTGCTGATGAAGAGGATGCGGGAGAGGAAACAGCAGTTCCAACAGCTCCAGTTGAGGTTGAGCAGCCTTCTACAAGTGGTCAGTCTGTTGCCGGAAGTAAAGGCGGAGATCTGACCCTTTATATGAACAGCAACAAAATGGTGCAGGACGGCAAAACATATCTTGCCGGACAGCCGATGGCTGTCAAAAATGGAGTATCTTATGTAGCGATCCGCGCACTGGTTGATCGGGTTGGTTATGAAGTGAAATATGACAATACAACCAAAGAAACCATTATTATTAGTGGCGAAGATGAGCTTCGCTTCAAAACGAATAGCAGCGTTTACACAGTTAACGGTGAATCCAGAACGATGAAAGGCCCTGCCTATCAACAAAAAAATACGTTCATGGTGCCGCTGACGTCGATTACTCAGGCACTCAACATTACTTATAAAGTTAATCAGTCTGCGAAGACTGTTGTACTGAATCTGAATACCAAACCGGTAGCCAGCTTCACGGTACAAAAAGAGATTTTTGCAGGAGACACGGTGACATACAACACTAAATCCAGCTCTCCCAAAGGACTGGACATTGTAGATGAGCGCTGGACTGGGCGTCAGGATTCGTTTGACCAACCAGGTACATATACGGTAACGTATGCTGTCCAGGATTCGAGCGGACAATGGAGTGACCCGTACTCTGTTACGATTCAAGTTCAGAAACCGAATCTTCCCCCTGTAGCGATGTTTACGACAGACAAGGAAGAGTACAAAATGGGTGAAAAGATCACGTACATTGATCAAAGCACCGATGATGAAAATGCTATTGTTAAAACCGAATGGGAAAACAATGCTTTGGCATTTTTTGTTCCGGGGCCCAAAACAGTAACGATTACCGTTACGGACAAACATGGTGCTAGTAATAGCTATACCAAGAATGTCAATATTACTAATGAAACTCTGTATACTATCTCTGATTTTAATCAGTTGTTCACACCGGTAGGGGATAAGTTCAGCTTCAACGGCAGTGAAGTTCCTGCTATGGAGAAAGTACCGTTCACTTATTATGATGAGCAAAGTGTGCTGATTCGTAGTAACAGTCCGGAAACGGTTAATTCGGAAGGGATTGTGTACAAAGAGACTTCAATCGGTCAGACCCGTTTCATGATCCACCATGTAAATAACACCGGCAAAAACGTGAAAATGTACGTTGTTGCTACGAATAATAATATGTACCCAGCAACATTAGAGCAGCAAAATATGGGCTTTGCAGGTCCTTCGCCATTCGCAACAGTAGCCGGAAGGTTATCAATTGAGCGTTGGTTCCAGTCCATGCAAGATGGCACTGGAAAATTGAATGTTGTGCTTCAGCCAGGAGAGAGCAAATTGATTCTTACTGAACTCAATGCTCTTCCCATGAAGCAAGGACAGGTTATTTCCCTGTATTCTGATGTTTTCAGCGACTACAGGCTGGATTACAACATTATCATGATCGAAGAAAATAAAGATCCGATGGCCGTATGGTCCACACTGCCTGTTCTGGATCGTGATGGTGTGCACAACCGTGGTACGTATCCGAATGCAACACGTGTCATTACGTATGACCAGGAAGTAGGTTCGAAGCCTGCCCGCCTGCCGCTTGGGGATAATGCAAGTGACCCGAATCTGGTTGGTACAGATCCAATGGCATATACAGATGCTTCTAACGCGGGCAACTTCGGCGTACTTTACAAAATTACACTGAACAATGTGGCTCCGCGCACGCTGATCTCATTCAACCCTCGTGGTGGTAGATACTCGGGTGTGGCACTCGTTAATGGTCAGGTGGTGCAGATTTCGAATACCAGCAAATCCTTAAGTGCACCGAACGAACAAAGTGTACTCTATCGCACAGGTTCGTACGGCGAGGCTGTAACCATTGTGTTCTCGGCGGCACCAGGAAGCAATCTTCCTGTCAACTTGCTGTTCACACCGCTTCCGGCAGAGAAGTAA
- a CDS encoding Fur family transcriptional regulator, which yields MLSTEQIITTMSSQGLRITDQRKTLARLFAESPGYLTPKDVYEYMGKTYSGLSFDTVYRNLRVMQELGVLEQVIFEDGVKFRAHCSEDHHHHHMICLKCQKTYPIVFCPMQLADAPEQFQVVDHKFEVFGYCKDCAEHMPAKVSSGHQHTHGKH from the coding sequence ATGCTGTCGACAGAACAGATTATTACTACCATGTCCTCGCAAGGGCTCCGCATTACGGATCAGCGGAAGACACTGGCCCGGTTATTTGCCGAATCCCCAGGGTATTTGACACCCAAGGACGTCTATGAATATATGGGTAAAACTTACAGCGGACTGAGTTTTGACACGGTGTACCGGAATTTGCGTGTCATGCAAGAATTGGGCGTACTGGAACAGGTCATCTTTGAAGATGGGGTGAAGTTCAGAGCACATTGCAGCGAAGATCACCATCACCACCATATGATTTGTCTGAAATGCCAGAAGACATATCCAATCGTTTTTTGCCCAATGCAGCTTGCAGATGCGCCCGAGCAATTCCAGGTCGTCGATCATAAATTTGAAGTTTTCGGGTACTGTAAGGACTGTGCCGAACATATGCCAGCCAAAGTGTCATCCGGACATCAGCACACTCACGGGAAGCACTGA
- a CDS encoding cache domain-containing sensor histidine kinase codes for MNLRMKLAMAFLLLIIVPMCALGIGMFLVTSHTIEKKYNQQSEYALQAISYNIENVFQQINNVTDNGIATSVFQMALNAKDPSKQDLGTGNQLSLNASQRNFRSLLYNYPFISYAFLYDLRSRSSQDNQIVSIFTKENFQALPFQQFKVHTIYKEIQELNGVPKWLAPLEYPELTGVEPVFTQIRLVKELSYFQNIGVLVVQIKKGEMDRIFRHLQISDPAQDTSFLLINEEGLIVYDPSGRYSGEKMENLGVRSGIYGPGFSSTRAVFDGSESIISQYHLKNYNWSLVSVASWEALSAETNVFAGWSIIIILLCLLAAMVFNVFFMNRITGNIAVLVRFMRRVDDGDFNARVEGKAFDEMQLLAQGFNELLDRIGGLFRRVRAEQQQKAKAELRVLQAQIKPHFLFNTLESINGLAMRGEGRKVSEMVTRLGNMLRISIQDQEEISLSEELRHLQSYLEIQHYRFSDLFRYEIDIPSHLYTSSMLKLILQPLVENSIQHGFEGIEYQGVLRISAFVERNNLVLRVEDNGIGIPQEMLARFEYMAEDPPEYIMAEGTKPLSSMAERRGLGLRSVADRIRIQYGAGYGVFICSSPGYGTIIQCIIPQYEQGEDE; via the coding sequence ATGAACTTGCGGATGAAGCTGGCCATGGCATTTCTGCTGCTCATCATTGTACCGATGTGCGCGCTTGGAATCGGCATGTTCTTGGTCACGTCACATACGATTGAGAAAAAATACAATCAGCAGTCTGAATATGCACTTCAGGCGATTAGCTATAATATCGAGAATGTTTTTCAACAGATCAACAATGTCACGGACAATGGTATTGCCACATCGGTATTCCAGATGGCATTGAACGCCAAAGATCCAAGCAAGCAGGATCTTGGAACCGGTAATCAATTGTCGCTGAATGCTAGCCAGCGTAATTTCCGTTCCCTTTTATACAACTACCCGTTTATCAGTTATGCCTTCTTGTATGATTTGCGTTCGCGCTCGTCTCAGGATAACCAGATTGTCTCTATATTTACGAAGGAAAACTTTCAAGCACTCCCTTTTCAACAATTTAAAGTCCATACTATATACAAAGAAATCCAGGAACTCAACGGCGTGCCTAAATGGCTGGCCCCCTTGGAGTATCCTGAACTCACGGGCGTAGAGCCAGTCTTTACTCAGATTCGGTTGGTCAAGGAACTCAGTTATTTTCAGAATATTGGAGTCCTTGTCGTTCAGATTAAAAAAGGGGAGATGGACCGAATCTTCCGCCATTTGCAAATAAGTGATCCTGCACAGGATACGTCGTTCCTGCTGATTAATGAAGAGGGTCTGATTGTATACGATCCTTCCGGACGATACAGCGGAGAAAAGATGGAGAATCTGGGTGTGCGTTCTGGAATTTACGGACCGGGGTTCAGCAGCACCAGAGCCGTGTTTGATGGCAGTGAAAGCATCATTTCACAGTATCATCTAAAAAACTATAACTGGAGTCTGGTCAGTGTCGCTTCATGGGAAGCGTTATCCGCAGAGACGAATGTGTTCGCAGGCTGGTCGATTATTATCATTCTGCTGTGTCTGCTTGCTGCGATGGTTTTCAATGTGTTTTTCATGAACCGAATCACCGGCAATATTGCGGTGCTCGTACGATTCATGAGACGTGTAGATGACGGGGACTTTAATGCCCGGGTAGAAGGGAAAGCTTTTGACGAAATGCAACTGCTCGCCCAAGGATTCAATGAATTGCTGGATCGCATCGGAGGTCTGTTCCGACGTGTGCGTGCAGAGCAGCAGCAGAAGGCGAAGGCAGAACTACGCGTGCTTCAAGCCCAGATCAAACCTCATTTCCTATTTAACACGTTGGAATCTATTAACGGATTAGCCATGAGGGGAGAAGGGCGTAAAGTAAGTGAAATGGTGACAAGACTTGGCAATATGCTGCGGATCAGCATCCAGGACCAGGAGGAAATTTCGCTCAGTGAAGAGCTAAGGCATTTGCAGAGCTATCTTGAAATCCAGCATTACAGGTTCAGTGATTTGTTCCGATATGAGATCGACATACCATCTCATCTGTACACCTCATCCATGCTCAAGCTTATCCTCCAACCTCTTGTAGAAAATAGTATTCAGCACGGGTTTGAAGGAATTGAATATCAGGGTGTACTCCGAATCAGCGCATTCGTGGAACGAAACAATCTGGTGCTGCGAGTCGAAGATAATGGTATCGGTATTCCCCAGGAAATGTTGGCTCGATTCGAATACATGGCAGAAGACCCGCCTGAATACATCATGGCAGAGGGGACGAAGCCCTTGTCTTCAATGGCAGAGCGCAGAGGACTGGGACTAAGAAGTGTTGCAGATCGAATACGGATTCAATATGGGGCCGGATACGGGGTATTTATATGTTCATCTCCCGGGTATGGCACTATCATTCAATGCATTATTCCACAATATGAGCAGGGGGAAGATGAATGA
- a CDS encoding response regulator, translating to MNLTALLVDDELPILENLSFILPWEDMGIDIVGTARSGSEALDKVAECHPDIMLCDIRMPSMDGLELIRMLREQGENCEIILLTGYQQFEYARTAIRYNVHEYICKPIDYLDLERKLRDLAGQIQKKRLEMEAERHRKSEIEVWVRHKHIIDLMQKEENSLLSSPPSSAEIQASSLQYILLLIDVSGYFRHSIGWSGKRHQSWHGMIRSRLREITDRICEGTLLISARKGEWCMLVEASGEWSLRADALAQQVQLELDAIFEPDSGMKTRVIQDVIPVKLDEQMAERYRHCQRLLIMNDSNQRSDVLESAEQHAILPSKEHPRRATMWITKEDLDLITRWIRQGNKQGLIDLLVMLKHRMSEHKSALDGVAENSLRFLLVHMLRELREVHVMAEQDEMHFWSALHSATSIKELIELAEAIAHACHDKKSAPRPSVSELITSACEYMNARLECDLGIDEVADWLGISPGYFCQLFKNQMGVTFVEYMTHKRMESAALLLSTTEWSITAIGEATGYKERRYFSKVFHKHFHMKPSEFRSNQRAGS from the coding sequence ATGAATCTAACCGCGTTGCTGGTTGACGATGAGCTGCCGATTTTGGAGAATTTGAGTTTTATTTTGCCTTGGGAAGACATGGGCATTGACATTGTTGGTACAGCCAGAAGCGGCTCAGAAGCACTGGATAAAGTTGCAGAATGTCACCCAGACATCATGTTATGTGATATTCGTATGCCTTCGATGGATGGTCTGGAACTGATTCGAATGCTGCGGGAACAAGGTGAGAATTGCGAGATTATTTTGCTGACAGGATATCAGCAGTTTGAATATGCCCGTACAGCCATTCGTTACAATGTCCATGAATACATATGCAAGCCAATCGATTACCTGGATCTGGAACGTAAATTGCGTGATCTTGCCGGGCAGATTCAGAAGAAAAGATTGGAAATGGAGGCTGAGCGCCACCGCAAATCGGAAATAGAAGTTTGGGTGCGGCACAAACATATTATTGACCTGATGCAAAAAGAGGAGAATTCGTTGTTGTCTTCTCCACCTTCTTCTGCGGAAATACAGGCATCTTCATTGCAATATATACTGCTGCTTATTGATGTATCCGGTTATTTCAGGCATTCGATCGGATGGTCCGGAAAACGGCACCAAAGCTGGCATGGAATGATTCGTTCCAGGCTTAGGGAGATTACAGATCGAATCTGCGAGGGTACTCTGCTCATTTCGGCCCGTAAGGGAGAATGGTGCATGTTGGTCGAGGCCTCCGGTGAATGGAGTCTGAGGGCAGATGCACTAGCTCAACAGGTTCAGCTGGAATTAGATGCGATATTTGAGCCGGATTCAGGCATGAAGACAAGGGTCATCCAGGATGTTATACCCGTGAAACTGGACGAACAGATGGCTGAGCGATACCGGCACTGTCAACGCTTGCTAATCATGAATGATTCTAACCAACGTAGCGATGTACTTGAATCTGCTGAACAGCACGCCATCCTGCCATCCAAAGAACATCCCAGAAGGGCAACGATGTGGATTACAAAAGAAGATTTGGACTTGATTACCCGCTGGATCAGACAGGGAAATAAGCAGGGATTGATTGATCTGCTCGTTATGCTCAAACATCGGATGAGCGAGCATAAAAGTGCGCTGGATGGCGTAGCCGAGAACAGCCTGCGTTTTCTGCTTGTACATATGCTTCGTGAGTTGCGCGAAGTACATGTCATGGCTGAACAGGACGAAATGCACTTCTGGAGTGCACTGCATTCAGCAACTTCCATCAAGGAATTAATCGAACTGGCGGAGGCAATTGCTCATGCCTGTCATGATAAGAAAAGTGCACCTCGCCCTTCTGTATCTGAGCTGATCACATCTGCGTGCGAATATATGAACGCTAGGCTGGAATGTGATCTGGGTATTGATGAGGTAGCTGATTGGCTGGGAATCAGTCCGGGTTACTTTTGCCAGCTGTTCAAAAACCAGATGGGTGTAACCTTTGTGGAATATATGACTCATAAGCGGATGGAGAGTGCCGCCTTGTTATTAAGTACAACGGAATGGAGTATTACAGCTATTGGAGAAGCGACAGGGTACAAAGAACGGCGATATTTCTCCAAAGTGTTCCATAAACATTTTCACATGAAACCATCAGAATTCAGGTCAAACCAAAGAGCAGGTTCATAA
- a CDS encoding carbohydrate ABC transporter permease, which translates to MNTSLRSPLIYTLFVLPALILFIMFFLYPIGSSLYYSLTSWNGVSAEPRFVGLSNYAKALTDERFWISTRNNGFFIAFSVLIQVPLIVLFSLLIANVKKLKGLYKTAVFLPSIMSTAVIGILWGFIYEPNIGLLNQLLETVGISPVYWLSDNRFAMISILITNAWQWTGFYIVMVLAAILAIPKDLDEAAAIDGATAVQRAFKITLPLIRPIISVVIMLSIAGAMKAADIVLVMTKGGPAGSTEVLATYMIKYAITNFKYGYGNTIAVLIFALTLVLTAVYQLLVARRNERVEY; encoded by the coding sequence ATGAATACTTCACTCCGCAGCCCGCTGATTTATACGTTATTTGTGTTGCCGGCACTAATCTTGTTTATCATGTTCTTCCTGTATCCGATCGGGAGTTCATTGTATTACAGTCTGACCAGTTGGAATGGGGTATCTGCAGAGCCGCGCTTTGTGGGACTGTCCAATTATGCAAAAGCATTGACAGATGAACGTTTTTGGATTTCTACTCGCAATAACGGTTTCTTTATCGCATTTTCCGTTTTGATCCAGGTGCCTCTCATTGTACTGTTTTCCCTGCTCATTGCAAACGTAAAGAAATTGAAGGGATTGTACAAAACAGCCGTCTTTTTGCCGTCCATTATGTCAACAGCAGTCATCGGTATTCTGTGGGGATTCATCTACGAGCCTAACATCGGACTGCTGAATCAGTTACTTGAAACCGTAGGTATTTCGCCAGTCTATTGGCTGTCCGACAATCGGTTCGCCATGATATCCATTCTTATAACCAATGCTTGGCAGTGGACGGGATTCTATATTGTCATGGTGTTGGCGGCAATTCTGGCTATTCCAAAAGATCTGGATGAAGCAGCAGCCATTGATGGCGCAACAGCTGTACAAAGAGCATTCAAAATTACTTTGCCACTGATCAGACCTATCATTTCCGTCGTCATCATGCTGTCCATTGCGGGAGCGATGAAGGCAGCTGATATTGTACTGGTTATGACCAAAGGTGGGCCCGCAGGCTCTACCGAAGTGCTTGCTACGTATATGATCAAATATGCGATAACCAATTTTAAATACGGCTATGGCAATACGATTGCGGTTCTGATCTTTGCTCTGACGCTTGTGCTCACTGCGGTATATCAATTGCTTGTGGCGAGACGCAACGAAAGGGTGGAATATTGA